Proteins found in one Campylobacter lari genomic segment:
- a CDS encoding NAD(P)-dependent alcohol dehydrogenase has translation MDSKIFLENGRVKSKGYAMLSKDSKFTPFEFTRHKVGKNDILIAIKYAGICHSDIHTARSEWGEATYPCVPGHEIAGEVIAVGENVSKFKVGDFAGVGCMVNSCGECEACKKSQEQFCENGKTVYTYNCKDVFHDNENTYGGYSNNIVVSEKFAINVPKNAPLDKVAPLLCAGITTYSPLKFSNIKEGSSVAIAGFGGLGMMAVKYAVKMGAKVSVFARNENKKAEALAMGVSNFYTSTDKSVVKEKFDLIISTIPTSYDPLAYMDLLKFGGEMAIVGVPPYEISPNINIINFVFKAGKKVYGSLIGGIKETQEMLDFSLEHGIYPEIELIKPSEIDKAYENLTSGKAKFRYVIDMSAEN, from the coding sequence ATGGACTCAAAAATCTTTTTAGAAAATGGTCGTGTTAAAAGTAAAGGTTATGCCATGCTTAGCAAGGATTCTAAATTCACGCCTTTTGAATTTACACGTCATAAAGTAGGTAAAAACGATATCTTAATCGCTATCAAATACGCAGGAATTTGCCATAGTGATATTCATACCGCAAGAAGCGAATGGGGCGAAGCAACCTACCCTTGCGTGCCTGGCCACGAGATAGCAGGAGAAGTTATCGCAGTGGGAGAAAATGTGAGTAAATTTAAAGTAGGTGATTTTGCTGGGGTTGGGTGCATGGTAAACTCATGCGGAGAGTGCGAAGCATGCAAAAAATCTCAAGAGCAATTTTGTGAAAATGGTAAAACCGTCTACACTTATAACTGCAAAGATGTATTTCATGATAATGAAAACACCTATGGAGGCTACTCAAACAACATCGTAGTAAGTGAAAAATTTGCTATCAATGTGCCAAAAAATGCACCACTTGACAAAGTAGCGCCTTTACTTTGTGCAGGCATTACTACCTATTCACCGCTTAAATTTTCAAATATCAAAGAAGGTTCAAGCGTAGCCATAGCAGGATTTGGTGGGCTTGGTATGATGGCAGTTAAATACGCTGTAAAAATGGGAGCAAAAGTAAGTGTTTTTGCAAGAAATGAAAACAAAAAAGCAGAAGCTCTAGCTATGGGTGTGAGTAATTTTTATACTAGTACAGATAAAAGTGTGGTAAAAGAAAAATTTGATCTCATCATCTCCACCATACCAACCTCTTATGATCCACTTGCTTATATGGATTTACTAAAATTTGGCGGTGAAATGGCCATAGTAGGTGTACCTCCATATGAAATAAGCCCTAATATAAATATTATCAATTTTGTATTTAAAGCAGGCAAAAAAGTATATGGTTCGCTTATTGGGGGCATTAAAGAAACTCAAGAAATGCTTGATTTTTCTTTAGAACATGGAATTTATCCTGAAATTGAACTCATCAAACCAAGTGAGATTGACAAAGCTTATGAAAATCTCACTTCAGGAAAAGCCAAATTCCGCTATGTAATCGATATGAGTGCAGAAAATTAA
- a CDS encoding gluconate 2-dehydrogenase subunit 3 family protein has product MQDNVIDRRNFFKLSLLGGGVVAASTMSGGAILHAAELTHAHKKAQGSSNKIRGKMFFQVQTDFDNLSAACERIYPKDEQGDGAIGLGVPYFIDNQLASAYGYNDREYLQGPFIEGIAEQGYQTPMKRNEIFLEGVKALEIISQKRYKKTFSSLKGVDQDKILVDLEKNKIDFIGFKSSEFFTLLRDMTIAGVLSDPIYGGNDNKNGWRMMQYPGAQMSYIDKITSDEFFDIEPMSLADMEG; this is encoded by the coding sequence ATGCAAGATAATGTCATCGATCGTAGAAATTTTTTTAAATTAAGTCTTTTGGGTGGCGGTGTGGTTGCTGCTAGTACTATGAGTGGTGGAGCTATATTGCATGCTGCAGAATTAACTCATGCACACAAGAAAGCACAAGGAAGTTCAAATAAAATAAGAGGAAAAATGTTTTTTCAAGTGCAGACCGATTTTGATAATCTAAGTGCAGCATGTGAGAGAATTTATCCAAAAGATGAGCAAGGTGATGGTGCTATAGGCTTAGGTGTGCCTTATTTTATTGACAATCAATTAGCTTCAGCTTATGGTTATAATGATAGAGAATATCTACAAGGACCATTTATAGAAGGAATTGCCGAGCAAGGTTATCAAACCCCAATGAAACGCAATGAGATTTTCTTAGAAGGTGTTAAAGCTTTGGAAATAATATCTCAAAAGCGCTATAAAAAAACTTTTTCATCTTTAAAAGGAGTTGATCAAGATAAAATTTTAGTTGATTTAGAAAAAAATAAAATCGATTTCATAGGATTTAAATCTTCTGAATTTTTTACTCTTTTAAGAGATATGACAATAGCTGGAGTTTTGTCTGATCCAATTTATGGTGGTAATGATAATAAAAATGGTTGGAGAATGATGCAATATCCTGGTGCTCAAATGAGTTATATTGACAAGATTACAAGCGATGAGTTTTTTGACATAGAGCCTATGAGCTTAGCTGATATGGAAGGATAA
- a CDS encoding lipocalin family protein, whose protein sequence is MIELLDGINLEKYMGTWLEMARKPAFFQKTCKSAKAEYELEYKGSTPIIKVKNICTKENGEISQANGKARVKSPRALAVKFSIFMNVFNKPNYEIIYIDTNYQVSIVGSPDKKYLWILSREILVKEQINSLLEIAKQRGFDTSDVIFDEY, encoded by the coding sequence ATGATAGAATTATTAGATGGTATAAATTTAGAAAAATACATGGGTACATGGCTAGAAATGGCTAGAAAACCTGCCTTTTTTCAAAAAACCTGTAAAAGTGCTAAAGCAGAATATGAGCTAGAGTACAAAGGCTCTACACCTATAATTAAAGTTAAAAATATATGCACAAAAGAAAATGGAGAAATCTCTCAAGCAAATGGCAAAGCCAGGGTAAAATCTCCAAGAGCTTTAGCGGTTAAATTTAGTATTTTTATGAATGTTTTTAACAAGCCAAATTATGAGATTATTTACATTGATACAAATTATCAAGTTTCTATCGTAGGTAGTCCTGATAAAAAATATTTATGGATTTTATCAAGAGAGATTTTAGTAAAAGAGCAAATAAACTCTTTGCTTGAAATAGCCAAGCAAAGAGGTTTTGATACTAGCGATGTGATTTTTGATGAGTATTAA
- the rrpA gene encoding MarR family transcription factor RrpA: MEEKCNFTECGFNYTLSLISGKYKMSVLYCLFRYEVVRYNELKRYLGGISFKTLTHTLRELENDDLITRKEYPQIPPKVEYRLAKKGQSLIPILQAMCDWGEVNQKEEK; encoded by the coding sequence ATGGAAGAAAAGTGCAATTTTACAGAATGTGGGTTTAACTATACCTTGTCTTTGATTTCGGGAAAGTATAAGATGAGTGTTTTGTACTGTTTATTTCGCTATGAAGTAGTAAGATATAATGAACTTAAAAGATATCTTGGTGGTATTTCTTTTAAGACTTTAACGCATACTTTAAGAGAGCTTGAAAATGATGATTTAATCACACGTAAAGAATACCCGCAAATCCCTCCAAAAGTAGAATACCGCCTTGCTAAAAAAGGACAAAGTTTAATTCCTATTTTACAAGCAATGTGTGATTGGGGTGAGGTAAATCAAAAGGAAGAAAAATGA
- a CDS encoding type I restriction endonuclease subunit R, producing the protein MSKAKTSEFDLEQFVILSLKKLGWCYKKPVRATDEVLLETSLVNALCRLNPQLDLSKANEIYKELKSTNHLSLLDSNENFHYKLVNGVNISATKDGESRANIINLIDFDNVSNNEFIVTNQLSITEAKENKIPDVVLYINGIPLVLMELKSPSDENVTISSAYNQINTYKQAIPSIFVYNAFCVISDGYFARAGSISADFSRFMAWKSSDGINYAPNKSLEIKTLIDGMLNPKTLLDIICNFIVFEKEQIKDINNILSIKTTKKIAAYHQYYAVNKAISRTITASSKDGDKKGGVVWHTQGSGKSLSMVFYSAKAIKALNNPTILVITDRNDLDDQLFGTFASCVNLLRQEPKQANDKEHLKELLKVASGGVVFTTIQKFSPENDNVFECLSLRNNIIVIADEAHRTQYGFDAKVVEEKSKSGDVLGQKIVYGFAKYLRDALPNATYIGFTGTPIESHDVNTLAVFGNYIDIYDISRAVEDGATVSIYYESRLAKIELSEEGKKLIDELDEKLENQENEKAKATKLEAVVGSTSRLQQIAKDIVEHFEARSSKLGGKGMIVSISRSVAIKLYDEIIRIRPNWHSDELNSGAIKVVMTSSSSDGAEFSKHHTSKAQKQFLANRMRDINDELKLVIVVDMWLTGFDAPSLHTLYIDKPMKGHNLMQAIARVNRVYKDKPSGLVVDYLGIASDLKKALSFYSESGGKSDMVATQEDAVKVMIEKLEIVEQMLPNDYERYFELDTGAKLEYILDVEEHILSNEDGKDRFMREFTALDKAYTIAIPHEKALGIKDKIAFMYTIKARFLKFTRANESKNTINQTIIKQVVDKAIISSNVVDIFDASGIKKPDISILSDEFLLEVKNMKRKNLAFEMLKKILNDEIKSRQKLSLTRTKKLAQMLNETIKKYNNKLISSSEALDELINMSKNIASMDDEAKRLGLKDYEYAFYSALACNDEYEKILGNEKLLALVSEILQIIKNNASIDWMIKENVRARLRVAVKKVLKKYGYPPDMQQLAIDGVLAQAEILTQELASEH; encoded by the coding sequence ATGAGCAAGGCTAAGACTAGTGAGTTTGATTTGGAACAGTTTGTCATATTATCACTTAAAAAGCTTGGGTGGTGCTATAAAAAGCCTGTAAGAGCCACTGATGAAGTCTTGCTAGAAACTAGCCTTGTAAATGCACTTTGTAGGCTAAATCCACAGCTTGATTTATCAAAGGCTAATGAGATTTATAAAGAGCTAAAAAGCACAAATCACCTTAGCCTTTTAGATAGTAACGAAAACTTTCATTATAAGCTTGTAAATGGGGTAAATATAAGCGCTACAAAAGACGGCGAAAGCAGAGCCAATATCATAAATCTAATTGATTTTGACAATGTAAGCAACAATGAATTCATAGTAACAAACCAGCTAAGCATCACAGAAGCTAAAGAAAACAAAATCCCCGATGTGGTGCTATACATAAATGGAATTCCACTTGTTTTAATGGAGCTAAAAAGCCCAAGCGATGAAAACGTCACGATAAGCTCAGCCTATAATCAAATAAATACTTATAAACAAGCAATCCCAAGCATTTTTGTCTACAATGCTTTTTGCGTGATAAGCGATGGGTATTTTGCTAGGGCGGGGAGTATTTCGGCTGATTTTTCAAGGTTTATGGCGTGGAAAAGTAGCGATGGGATAAACTACGCTCCAAACAAGTCTTTGGAGATAAAAACCCTAATAGATGGTATGCTAAATCCAAAAACCTTGCTAGACATCATCTGCAATTTTATAGTTTTTGAAAAAGAGCAGATAAAAGATATAAATAATATTTTGAGTATAAAAACTACCAAAAAAATCGCAGCCTATCATCAATACTACGCAGTAAATAAAGCTATATCAAGGACAATCACAGCAAGTAGTAAAGATGGAGATAAAAAAGGTGGCGTGGTATGGCATACGCAAGGTAGTGGGAAGTCTTTGTCTATGGTGTTTTATAGCGCTAAAGCGATAAAGGCTTTAAATAATCCTACGATTTTGGTTATCACGGATAGAAATGACTTAGATGATCAGCTTTTTGGTACTTTTGCAAGTTGTGTAAACCTTTTAAGACAAGAGCCAAAACAAGCAAACGATAAAGAGCATTTAAAAGAGCTTTTAAAGGTAGCTAGTGGTGGAGTGGTATTTACTACTATTCAAAAATTTAGTCCAGAAAATGATAATGTATTTGAGTGCTTATCACTTAGAAATAATATCATCGTAATTGCAGATGAAGCACACAGAACCCAATACGGCTTTGATGCAAAAGTAGTAGAAGAAAAGTCAAAAAGTGGCGATGTGTTAGGGCAAAAGATAGTTTATGGTTTTGCAAAATATTTGCGTGATGCTTTGCCAAATGCTACTTATATAGGATTTACAGGAACGCCAATTGAAAGCCATGATGTAAATACCCTTGCAGTTTTTGGAAACTATATAGACATATATGATATATCAAGAGCTGTTGAAGATGGTGCTACTGTGAGCATATATTATGAAAGCAGGCTTGCCAAAATAGAGCTAAGCGAAGAAGGAAAAAAGCTCATAGATGAACTAGATGAAAAGCTTGAAAACCAAGAAAACGAAAAAGCAAAAGCTACTAAACTAGAAGCGGTAGTAGGTAGCACAAGCAGATTACAACAAATCGCTAAAGATATAGTAGAGCACTTTGAGGCAAGGTCTAGTAAGCTCGGCGGAAAAGGTATGATAGTAAGCATAAGTCGAAGTGTAGCTATAAAGCTATATGATGAAATCATAAGAATAAGACCAAACTGGCATAGTGATGAGCTAAATAGCGGAGCTATAAAAGTAGTGATGACTTCAAGCTCTAGCGATGGAGCAGAATTTAGCAAACATCATACAAGCAAGGCTCAAAAGCAGTTTTTGGCAAATCGTATGAGAGATATAAACGATGAACTAAAGCTTGTTATCGTGGTGGATATGTGGCTAACTGGCTTTGATGCACCATCGCTTCATACTCTTTATATAGATAAGCCTATGAAAGGACATAACCTAATGCAAGCCATAGCTAGGGTAAATAGGGTTTATAAGGATAAACCTAGTGGGCTTGTGGTGGATTATCTTGGGATTGCAAGTGATTTGAAAAAGGCTTTATCGTTTTATAGCGAAAGTGGTGGCAAGAGCGATATGGTCGCTACTCAAGAAGATGCTGTAAAAGTGATGATAGAAAAGCTTGAAATCGTAGAGCAAATGCTACCAAATGACTATGAAAGATATTTTGAGCTTGATACTGGGGCTAAACTTGAATATATACTTGATGTAGAAGAGCATATATTATCAAATGAAGATGGCAAAGATAGGTTTATGAGAGAATTTACAGCACTTGATAAAGCCTACACAATAGCTATTCCGCACGAAAAAGCTTTAGGTATAAAAGATAAAATTGCCTTTATGTATACAATAAAAGCTAGATTTTTAAAGTTTACTAGAGCAAATGAGAGTAAAAATACAATTAATCAAACAATCATAAAACAAGTGGTAGATAAGGCTATCATATCATCTAATGTGGTGGATATTTTTGATGCTAGTGGGATAAAAAAACCTGATATATCTATACTTTCTGATGAGTTTTTACTAGAAGTAAAAAACATGAAGCGTAAAAATTTAGCCTTTGAAATGCTAAAAAAGATACTAAATGATGAGATAAAATCAAGGCAAAAGCTAAGCCTAACAAGGACTAAAAAATTAGCGCAAATGCTAAATGAAACTATCAAAAAATACAATAACAAATTAATCTCATCAAGCGAGGCGTTAGATGAGCTAATAAATATGAGTAAAAACATAGCAAGTATGGATGATGAGGCTAAAAGACTAGGGCTAAAAGACTATGAATACGCCTTTTACTCAGCACTTGCTTGTAATGATGAGTATGAAAAGATTTTAGGAAATGAAAAATTATTAGCACTTGTTAGCGAAATACTACAAATCATTAAAAACAATGCGAGTATAGATTGGATGATAAAAGAAAATGTAAGAGCAAGATTAAGAGTAGCCGTAAAAAAGGTACTCAAAAAATACGGCTATCCACCTGATATGCAACAACTCGCAATTGATGGAGTTTTAGCTCAAGCTGAGATTTTAACTCAAGAATTAGCTAGCGAACATTAA
- a CDS encoding AAA family ATPase encodes MAKSNKIIDFSLTLKNIGKHQSLDFKEKINSFRIALYAMNGSGKTFISRAFRLVEMQNITEQNSMIDKVNNIISFDSNNAKIQLHIKNLKNKDQFDLDVELTKDKFPHFNQKISYIFHVFNSDYILENIQSRQYEVNGNIDGYIIGKENIDLNDEKAKKLKLEDKEKDLKKKISDKIQEGLKELTDLKISPRLKEYQNITFDNIVEDIEQGFDKSLNFSNLANEYKNISSDIEEYKDIENIDCVGIDDVSFLNEIQTKLEKEYSKSNFTEDFLEKMKSKKDFIELGMNNIKKDNSSCPFCEQKLDDNARDLINKYNEFLDTEETKLLKFIERSRSNLDNFSNQIKSDIEKSKNIQADYNRLKDLFKQKELGNLKNIKTEEFKLLENGINTISLALENKSKDITQVININDNIESIKKYINIAIEVTQYNNKLIASVNSLKNNSKDYVKNLKTKICQAKMLEIKNIAKEEIKDYKNNIVSLKELNESILVKQEKVKKSKKEEFIKTFKLLLDVFFQGKYSFSKSDFCLTLNNEHKLKNKIAKVLSDGEKSIIAFCHYIAESHVKISQADEYEKIFFIIDDPISSMDYHYVYSVSKVIRDLQNYISDIKKIRFLILTHNVDFYNMLIRNKITKDNFILENGKIKKINENKYILPYIEQLKEIYKIYIGQEKPKYHTANSIRNVLESVGRFFYPTDDLHDVMQKLGLMDLYSFINDGSHGGCASQKPITDTNIKGYCEKLIEVLKEKIPGQIKMIENEIGVNKK; translated from the coding sequence ATGGCAAAGAGTAATAAAATAATAGATTTTTCTTTAACTTTAAAAAATATTGGAAAGCATCAATCATTAGATTTTAAGGAAAAAATAAATTCTTTTAGAATTGCTTTGTATGCAATGAATGGTAGTGGCAAAACATTTATAAGTAGGGCTTTTCGTTTAGTAGAAATGCAAAATATAACTGAACAAAATAGCATGATTGATAAGGTTAATAATATTATTTCTTTTGATAGCAACAATGCTAAAATTCAACTACATATTAAAAATTTAAAAAATAAAGACCAGTTTGACTTAGATGTAGAACTTACAAAGGATAAGTTTCCGCATTTTAATCAAAAAATATCGTATATATTTCATGTTTTTAATAGTGATTATATTTTGGAGAATATACAATCTAGGCAATATGAAGTAAATGGTAATATAGATGGATATATTATAGGGAAAGAAAATATAGATTTAAATGATGAGAAAGCTAAAAAATTAAAATTAGAAGATAAAGAAAAAGATTTAAAGAAAAAAATAAGTGATAAAATTCAAGAAGGGTTAAAAGAATTAACTGACTTAAAAATAAGTCCTCGCTTAAAAGAATATCAAAACATTACATTTGATAATATTGTTGAAGATATAGAGCAAGGATTTGATAAAAGCTTAAATTTTTCTAATTTAGCTAACGAATATAAAAATATATCAAGTGATATTGAAGAATATAAAGATATTGAAAATATAGATTGTGTTGGTATTGATGATGTTAGTTTTCTTAATGAAATACAAACTAAATTAGAAAAAGAGTATTCAAAGTCTAATTTCACTGAAGATTTTTTAGAAAAAATGAAAAGCAAAAAGGATTTTATAGAATTAGGTATGAATAATATCAAAAAAGACAATTCTAGTTGTCCTTTTTGTGAGCAAAAATTAGATGATAATGCTAGGGATTTAATAAATAAATATAATGAATTTTTAGATACAGAAGAGACAAAACTTTTAAAGTTTATTGAACGCAGTAGAAGTAATTTAGATAATTTTTCTAATCAAATCAAAAGTGATATTGAAAAATCGAAAAATATTCAAGCTGACTATAACAGATTAAAGGATTTATTTAAACAAAAAGAATTGGGTAATTTAAAAAATATTAAGACTGAAGAGTTTAAATTATTAGAAAATGGGATTAATACAATATCTTTAGCATTAGAAAATAAATCTAAAGACATAACACAAGTGATTAATATAAATGACAATATAGAAAGTATTAAAAAATATATTAATATAGCTATTGAAGTTACACAATATAACAATAAATTGATTGCTAGTGTAAATAGTTTAAAAAATAATAGTAAGGATTATGTAAAAAACTTAAAAACAAAGATTTGCCAAGCTAAAATGCTAGAAATTAAAAATATAGCAAAAGAAGAAATAAAAGATTATAAAAATAATATTGTTTCCTTAAAAGAATTAAATGAAAGTATATTGGTAAAACAAGAAAAAGTTAAAAAAAGTAAAAAAGAAGAATTTATCAAAACATTCAAGCTGTTATTGGATGTATTTTTTCAAGGTAAATATTCTTTTAGTAAGAGTGATTTTTGTTTAACATTAAACAACGAGCATAAACTTAAAAATAAGATAGCTAAAGTATTAAGCGATGGAGAAAAAAGCATAATAGCATTTTGTCATTATATAGCAGAAAGTCATGTGAAAATCTCTCAAGCTGATGAATATGAAAAAATATTTTTTATAATAGATGACCCTATATCTAGCATGGATTATCATTATGTTTATTCTGTTTCTAAGGTAATAAGGGATTTGCAAAATTATATTTCAGATATTAAGAAGATTAGATTTTTGATATTAACACATAATGTAGATTTTTATAATATGTTGATAAGAAATAAAATCACAAAAGATAATTTTATTTTAGAAAATGGAAAAATAAAAAAAATTAATGAAAACAAATATATATTACCATATATCGAACAATTAAAAGAGATATATAAAATATATATAGGTCAAGAGAAACCAAAATATCATACAGCAAATTCTATTAGAAACGTTTTAGAGTCTGTCGGAAGATTTTTTTATCCGACAGATGATTTGCATGATGTTATGCAAAAATTAGGACTTATGGATTTATATAGTTTTATAAATGACGGCTCTCATGGTGGATGTGCAAGTCAAAAACCGATAACAGATACAAATATTAAAGGCTATTGTGAGAAACTGATAGAAGTTTTGAAAGAGAAAATTCCAGGGCAAATTAAAATGATAGAAAATGAAATAGGCGTGAACAAAAAATGA
- a CDS encoding GMC family oxidoreductase: MAEVLKKVDVVTVGAGWTGGIVAAELTKAGLTVLSLERGMMQTTENFAMIHDEWRYGINYGLMQDCSKDTVTFRHNVNGLALPYRKMGSFLLGSNVGGAGVHWNGWTFRFLPYDFEIKTKSFERYGNKLGDDYTLQDWGLTYKDMEPYYDKFEKTCGICGEENPLAEKMGLFRSSPYPQKPLENTKMLKRFEKAAKEMKLHPFRLPAANSKGGYTNPDGQDLAPCQYCAYCERFGCEYGAKASPINTVIPKAMSTGKYTIRTHSNVVEILKKDGKATGVRFVDTRTMKEYIQPADIVVLTSYMFNNAKLLMVSDIGEQYDPNTGKGTLGKNYCYQINMGTTAFFDEQFNTYMGSGALGTTCDDYNGDNFDHSKEKFLHGAMIYSVQLGNRPIQSAPLPKGTPSWGAEFKKALNYNFTRAITVGGQGASLPHKSNYLSLDPTYKDAFGMPLVRLTYNFTDQDRALHKFITDKTAEVAKKMQGVRSIKKGVYLKDYSIVPYQSTHNTGGTTMGADPQTSVVNTYLQHWDMDNLFVVGAGNFQHNSGYNPTDTVGALAYRCAEGILKYHKNDRQLV, translated from the coding sequence ATGGCAGAAGTATTAAAAAAAGTAGATGTGGTAACAGTAGGGGCTGGTTGGACAGGTGGTATAGTTGCAGCAGAACTTACCAAGGCTGGCTTGACTGTCTTGAGCTTAGAGCGTGGTATGATGCAAACTACGGAAAATTTTGCAATGATTCATGATGAGTGGAGATATGGTATTAACTATGGTTTAATGCAAGATTGTTCAAAAGATACAGTAACTTTTCGCCATAATGTTAATGGTTTGGCCTTGCCATATAGAAAAATGGGATCTTTTTTACTTGGAAGTAATGTTGGTGGTGCAGGGGTTCATTGGAATGGTTGGACCTTTAGATTTTTACCTTATGATTTTGAGATTAAAACAAAAAGTTTTGAAAGATATGGCAATAAATTAGGCGATGATTATACTTTGCAAGATTGGGGTTTAACCTATAAAGATATGGAACCTTATTATGATAAGTTTGAAAAAACCTGTGGAATTTGTGGAGAAGAAAACCCACTTGCTGAAAAAATGGGTTTGTTTAGATCAAGTCCTTATCCACAAAAACCTTTAGAAAACACTAAAATGCTTAAACGCTTCGAAAAAGCTGCAAAAGAAATGAAATTACACCCATTTAGATTACCTGCGGCTAATTCAAAAGGCGGTTATACTAATCCAGATGGTCAAGATCTAGCCCCGTGTCAATATTGTGCTTATTGTGAGCGTTTTGGTTGTGAGTATGGTGCTAAGGCTAGTCCTATTAATACTGTTATACCTAAAGCTATGAGCACAGGAAAATATACTATAAGAACTCATAGCAATGTCGTAGAAATACTAAAAAAAGATGGCAAAGCTACAGGAGTTAGGTTTGTAGACACAAGGACTATGAAAGAGTATATTCAGCCAGCAGATATTGTAGTGCTTACAAGCTATATGTTTAATAATGCCAAGCTTTTAATGGTAAGTGATATAGGTGAGCAATATGATCCAAATACAGGCAAAGGAACTTTAGGTAAAAACTATTGTTATCAAATCAATATGGGAACAACAGCGTTTTTTGATGAGCAATTTAATACATATATGGGTTCAGGCGCTTTGGGTACAACTTGTGATGATTATAATGGGGATAATTTTGACCACTCAAAAGAGAAGTTTTTGCACGGAGCTATGATTTATAGCGTGCAACTTGGAAATCGCCCTATCCAATCAGCTCCGTTGCCAAAAGGAACTCCAAGTTGGGGAGCTGAATTTAAAAAAGCTTTAAATTATAATTTTACAAGAGCTATTACAGTAGGAGGACAAGGTGCATCTTTACCACACAAAAGCAATTATTTGAGTTTGGATCCAACCTATAAAGATGCTTTTGGAATGCCACTGGTAAGACTTACTTATAATTTTACAGATCAAGATCGTGCTTTGCATAAATTTATAACAGATAAAACAGCTGAAGTAGCTAAAAAAATGCAAGGAGTGAGATCGATTAAAAAAGGAGTTTATTTAAAAGATTATAGTATAGTGCCTTATCAATCTACACATAATACGGGTGGAACTACTATGGGTGCTGATCCTCAAACAAGTGTTGTTAATACTTATTTGCAACATTGGGATATGGATAATCTTTTTGTTGTGGGTGCGGGAAATTTTCAGCACAATAGTGGATATAATCCTACTGATACAGTTGGAGCTTTGGCTTATCGTTGTGCAGAGGGTATTTTAAAATATCATAAAAATGATAGACAATTAGTATAG
- a CDS encoding restriction endonuclease subunit S — translation MNNWKKCKLGDICSKITDGSHKSPPSQTSGFPMASVKDMEYNQINLNTCRKISKEDYLKLVASGCQPEINDILIAKDGSYLKHVFRVRKKEELVLLSSIAIIRPILEQVCPQFLTYVFKNKRFIEEIEANYVTGAVIPRIVLRDFKEIEITLPPLEEQRQIAAILSSIDDKIELLHEQNKTLEKLAQTLFRHYFIENPNPSWQEKPLKDVCVILNGYAFKSKEYSQNGTKIVRTTNFKNGFIDNKDVIYIDNLENQYDKYLLRKNDFLLVMVGASLGNYVVVTSNVLPALQNQNMWNFRALEGVSQHYLNYALRDIIKESVYGASGSAREFFQKNQFYEKNILVPSFEIMNKFEEEISGFYDKLNENLEQIQTLENMRDILIPKLLNGEIKINN, via the coding sequence AAAAGCCCACCAAGTCAGACTAGCGGTTTTCCTATGGCATCTGTAAAAGATATGGAATATAATCAAATAAATTTAAACACTTGTAGAAAAATTTCTAAAGAAGATTATCTGAAGTTGGTAGCAAGTGGGTGTCAACCAGAAATAAATGATATTTTAATTGCTAAAGATGGTAGTTATTTAAAACATGTTTTTCGTGTTAGAAAAAAAGAAGAATTAGTATTGCTATCTTCAATAGCTATTATTAGACCGATATTGGAGCAGGTGTGTCCTCAATTTTTAACTTATGTATTTAAAAATAAAAGATTTATAGAAGAAATTGAAGCGAATTATGTTACTGGTGCTGTTATACCTAGAATAGTGTTAAGGGATTTTAAAGAAATTGAAATTACACTACCACCACTAGAAGAGCAAAGACAAATCGCTGCTATTTTAAGTAGTATTGACGACAAGATAGAGCTACTACACGAGCAAAACAAAACCCTAGAAAAACTCGCCCAAACTCTTTTTAGACACTATTTCATAGAAAACCCAAACCCATCTTGGCAAGAAAAACCATTGAAAGATGTATGCGTGATTTTAAATGGATATGCGTTCAAAAGTAAGGAATATTCTCAAAATGGAACAAAAATCGTAAGAACAACAAATTTTAAAAATGGTTTTATTGACAATAAAGATGTTATTTATATTGATAATTTAGAAAATCAATATGATAAATACTTGTTAAGAAAAAATGATTTTTTATTAGTTATGGTTGGTGCAAGTTTAGGAAATTATGTAGTGGTTACAAGTAATGTTTTACCAGCTTTGCAAAATCAAAATATGTGGAATTTTAGAGCGTTAGAAGGTGTTTCTCAACATTATTTAAACTATGCTTTAAGGGACATTATAAAAGAAAGTGTCTATGGTGCTTCAGGAAGTGCAAGGGAATTTTTTCAAAAAAATCAATTTTATGAAAAAAACATATTAGTCCCTAGTTTTGAAATAATGAATAAATTTGAAGAAGAAATTAGTGGGTTTTATGATAAATTAAATGAAAATTTAGAGCAAATCCAAACCCTAGAAAATATGCGTGATATACTTATCCCAAAACTTCTAAACGGAGAAATAAAAATAAACAACTAA